The Burkholderia ambifaria AMMD genome has a segment encoding these proteins:
- the atsR gene encoding hybrid sensor histidine kinase/response regulator AtsR (AtsR signifies Adherence and T6SS Regulator.) — protein MKRGRWKNRKIILVLGSLWILGFAAWAFLLWDLLATSVNEGVLEGPREGVFWTAAQYRNVYTRFDRQLILYATHVDDDYDHVQMQLDSLSVSFGFLQRPSEVSQYWLRIPRARGEIAALGEFMARLKRDVPPLRTAPNDAQRVIDEVNAHWPKVNGLANYFRAIEMAQRDFTFHQLKEKQRAILSLGIILGVILCALFLLLFYTMRTRDDLLERQDAALDAERKASDRAFEMIEAKNAFLGMVSHELRTPLQAICGSIEILLARPQSDANLKTIRRLQNSASSLEALVKDLTDYIKLRSTKRLAEAETVGMASLLAEVLDPLRAKIAAKRIAISQLVEPHDLAIRSDRKLLRQVLSNLIENSVKYTADGSIHVSIRLVDTPAGRQLKLAVRDTGAGIAKQHLPKIFEPFYRANDAVGLHVDGIGMGLAVVREIVTTLRGHVDVRSAVGEGSEFVVTLPAEAPDAADTGGDAPAWQAVDVHRNRRALVVDDNDNARETLGAMLSALGVDVELCGTGHEGVARFGDARYDLVVLDLELPDLSGFEVARRIRMVAQPDDDGRFASILGVSAYESAALREKQQVFDAFLPKPVHLRELGALVEKLLG, from the coding sequence ATGAAGCGCGGGCGGTGGAAGAACAGAAAGATCATCCTGGTCCTGGGGTCGCTGTGGATCCTGGGCTTCGCCGCGTGGGCATTCCTGCTGTGGGACCTGCTCGCGACGTCGGTCAACGAGGGCGTGCTCGAAGGGCCGCGCGAAGGCGTGTTCTGGACCGCCGCGCAATACCGCAACGTCTACACGCGCTTCGACCGCCAGCTGATTCTCTACGCCACGCACGTGGACGACGACTACGACCACGTGCAGATGCAGCTCGACAGCCTGTCGGTGTCGTTCGGGTTCCTGCAGCGGCCGTCCGAGGTGTCCCAATACTGGCTGCGCATCCCGCGCGCGCGCGGCGAGATCGCGGCGCTCGGCGAATTCATGGCGCGCCTGAAGCGCGACGTGCCGCCGTTGCGCACCGCACCGAACGACGCACAGCGCGTGATCGATGAGGTCAATGCGCACTGGCCGAAGGTCAACGGCCTCGCGAACTACTTCCGCGCGATCGAGATGGCGCAGCGCGACTTCACGTTCCATCAGCTGAAGGAAAAGCAGCGCGCGATCCTGTCGCTCGGCATCATCCTCGGCGTGATCCTGTGCGCGCTGTTCCTGCTGCTGTTCTATACGATGCGCACGCGCGACGACCTGCTCGAGCGCCAGGATGCGGCGCTCGATGCGGAACGCAAGGCGTCCGATCGCGCGTTCGAGATGATCGAGGCGAAGAATGCGTTCCTCGGGATGGTCAGTCATGAACTGCGCACGCCGCTGCAGGCGATCTGCGGGTCGATCGAGATCCTGCTCGCGCGGCCGCAATCCGACGCGAACCTGAAGACGATCCGGCGGCTGCAGAATTCCGCGTCGTCGCTCGAGGCGCTGGTCAAGGACCTGACCGACTACATCAAGCTGCGCTCGACCAAGCGTCTCGCCGAAGCCGAAACGGTCGGCATGGCGTCGCTGCTCGCCGAGGTGCTCGATCCGCTGCGCGCGAAGATCGCGGCCAAACGGATCGCGATCTCGCAGCTGGTCGAGCCGCACGACCTCGCGATCCGCTCCGATCGCAAGCTCTTGCGGCAGGTGCTGTCCAACCTGATCGAGAATTCGGTGAAGTACACCGCCGACGGATCGATCCACGTATCGATCCGGCTCGTCGACACGCCGGCCGGCCGGCAGTTGAAACTTGCGGTGCGCGATACCGGCGCCGGTATCGCGAAGCAGCATCTGCCGAAGATCTTCGAGCCGTTCTACCGTGCGAACGACGCGGTCGGCCTGCATGTGGACGGCATCGGGATGGGGCTCGCCGTCGTGCGCGAGATCGTGACGACGCTGCGCGGCCATGTGGACGTGCGCAGCGCCGTCGGCGAAGGCAGCGAGTTCGTCGTCACGCTGCCGGCCGAGGCGCCGGATGCCGCCGACACGGGCGGCGACGCACCCGCATGGCAGGCCGTCGACGTGCATCGCAACCGCCGCGCGCTCGTGGTCGACGACAACGACAACGCGCGCGAAACGCTCGGCGCGATGCTGTCGGCGCTCGGCGTCGACGTCGAGCTGTGCGGCACCGGGCACGAAGGCGTCGCGCGTTTCGGCGACGCGCGGTACGACCTCGTCGTGCTCGATCTCGAACTGCCGGACCTGAGCGGCTTCGAAGTCGCGCGGCGCATCCGGATGGTCGCGCAACCGGATGACGACGGCAGGTTTGCGTCGATCCTCGGCGTCAGTGCGTACGAATCGGCCGCGTTGCGCGAAAAGCAGCAGGTGTTCGACGCGTTCCTGCCGAAGCCCGTTCACCTGCGCGAACTCGGCGCGCTCGTCGAGAAGCTGCTCGGCTGA
- a CDS encoding molybdopterin-dependent oxidoreductase: MRISTIWIKSLVAAGLLGMAAASWAASFTFTVDGKIGRSNQPGNTTFVFSEQALMALPQYTIVTSTSWTPKATFTGPRLSDVLKTVDAHGTQIEFRCIDEYTFTIPVSDADKYGVILARTMNGKVLGNDNYGPLWIMYPRDQYPDELKTPLGEAKFAWQIIGLTVK; this comes from the coding sequence ATGCGAATCTCGACGATCTGGATCAAGAGCCTGGTCGCGGCCGGCCTGCTCGGCATGGCCGCCGCGAGCTGGGCCGCGTCGTTCACGTTCACCGTCGACGGCAAGATCGGCCGCAGCAACCAGCCCGGCAACACGACGTTCGTCTTTTCCGAGCAGGCGCTGATGGCGCTGCCGCAGTACACGATCGTCACGTCGACGAGCTGGACGCCGAAGGCGACCTTCACCGGCCCGCGCCTGTCCGACGTGCTGAAGACCGTCGACGCGCACGGCACGCAGATCGAGTTCCGCTGCATCGACGAGTACACGTTCACGATCCCCGTGTCGGACGCGGACAAGTACGGCGTGATCCTCGCGCGCACGATGAACGGCAAGGTGCTCGGCAACGACAACTACGGGCCGCTGTGGATCATGTATCCGCGCGACCAGTATCCGGACGAGCTGAAGACGCCGCTCGGCGAAGCCAAGTTCGCGTGGCAGATCATCGGCCTGACCGTGAAGTAA
- a CDS encoding helix-turn-helix domain-containing protein, translating into MSTSEQANVDLITATKVRDLLTRNGIPPRSHNTTIANVLGLSFSVVTRKMKGLIPWNLSQLQDIATHFGVPPAILLDDKGTQPAAAEMIDATLVIESRRFRCRAAISAKASSQIETDFVALQWQGEWIVTEREHAREGRTYPVDVIELRSSQPTAYAARIAVVDDSQDVAETVCEYFIEKGVNAVPYFDGASFRKALEVEDFDGYILDWMLGDQTAAELVRGIRSSENGGAPIFLLTGKISTGEASEDEIAHIVSHYNARCEEKPVRLPILFAEVARELKITLPAAANAAGAAAVAS; encoded by the coding sequence ATGTCCACTAGCGAGCAGGCCAACGTCGATCTCATCACCGCCACCAAGGTGCGCGACCTGCTGACGCGCAACGGCATTCCGCCGCGCAGTCACAACACGACGATCGCGAACGTGCTGGGCCTCAGTTTCTCGGTCGTCACGCGCAAGATGAAAGGCTTGATCCCGTGGAACCTGTCGCAGTTGCAGGACATCGCGACCCACTTCGGCGTGCCGCCCGCGATCCTGCTCGACGACAAGGGCACGCAGCCGGCCGCCGCCGAGATGATCGACGCGACGCTCGTGATCGAGTCGCGCCGCTTTCGCTGCCGCGCGGCGATCTCGGCGAAGGCCAGCAGCCAGATCGAAACGGATTTCGTCGCGTTGCAGTGGCAGGGCGAATGGATCGTCACCGAACGCGAGCACGCGCGCGAAGGCCGCACCTATCCGGTCGACGTCATCGAGCTGCGCTCGAGCCAGCCGACCGCCTATGCCGCGCGGATCGCGGTGGTCGACGATTCGCAGGACGTCGCCGAAACCGTGTGCGAATACTTCATCGAAAAAGGCGTGAACGCGGTGCCTTACTTCGACGGCGCGTCGTTCCGCAAGGCGCTGGAAGTCGAGGACTTCGACGGCTACATCCTCGACTGGATGCTCGGCGACCAGACGGCCGCCGAACTCGTGCGCGGCATCCGCTCGAGCGAGAACGGCGGCGCGCCGATCTTCCTGCTGACCGGCAAGATCTCCACCGGCGAGGCGAGCGAGGACGAGATCGCGCACATCGTGTCGCACTACAACGCGCGGTGCGAGGAAAAGCCGGTGCGCCTGCCGATCCTGTTCGCCGAAGTCGCACGCGAACTGAAGATCACGCTGCCGGCCGCCGCGAACGCCGCGGGCGCCGCCGCCGTCGCGAGCTGA
- a CDS encoding tetratricopeptide repeat protein, with translation MYRRLLAPGLLLLLAACAQDPSVTRNTVRICDDTGCSDRPKDQVSYQKRDDADDREDPRIVALKQAAKAQPKAAYDLGLRYFRGDGVRQDSYQALKWMRDAAERGDLNAQKALGSFYLFGLEEMGSDPREADKWLSIAASRGDKESKKLLELARKAKKEDEEDWKWRTQWRDVYYGYWYSGYPYYGVWNQTYWYY, from the coding sequence ATGTATCGCCGTTTGCTGGCACCGGGGCTGCTGTTGCTGTTGGCCGCGTGCGCGCAGGATCCGTCCGTTACACGCAACACGGTGCGGATCTGCGATGACACAGGTTGTTCCGATCGCCCTAAAGATCAGGTGTCCTATCAAAAAAGGGACGATGCGGACGACCGCGAAGATCCGCGCATCGTCGCGCTGAAGCAGGCCGCGAAGGCGCAGCCCAAGGCCGCCTACGACCTCGGCCTGCGTTATTTCCGCGGCGACGGCGTGCGCCAGGACAGCTATCAGGCACTGAAGTGGATGCGCGACGCCGCCGAGCGCGGCGACCTGAACGCGCAGAAGGCACTCGGCAGTTTCTACCTGTTCGGCCTCGAGGAGATGGGCTCCGATCCGCGCGAAGCGGACAAGTGGCTGTCGATCGCGGCGAGCCGCGGCGACAAGGAATCGAAAAAGCTGCTCGAGCTCGCCCGCAAGGCCAAGAAGGAAGACGAGGAAGACTGGAAATGGCGTACGCAATGGCGTGACGTCTATTACGGCTACTGGTACTCGGGCTATCCGTACTACGGCGTCTGGAATCAGACGTACTGGTACTACTGA
- a CDS encoding ATP-binding protein, which produces MPYSTLQSIRRYQSISMFGGGIVVTILILIACGLGITSIVYGYLDGERRNFLNGVEEAVDEVQVAETSFRNGVANTQLIWHELGAAPPDVVNAFFANGQQLAIKPYPSLVVGVPGQTGQRDEVARYLALSFLLSRIGAASSLNRGRTLEGYHYSTRTGMFGFVPHLSRDNPALATPDVRARVLAALHVDFDGPAPTDGRPHVRWLPPYINPVTGQARIRIAAEARADGQPFAVLVTEYAPEYLLSWLPGRGPAGVFFIASADNRLIAIDPGVERTNALTERLLNLDVAHADRAADEPLFRDGAIVFRSRLAATGWTIAYVLSWADVAAGIGVQAGALAASTLVAIVVMWLLLVRFHRRVLVPVYARSARVFESEALCRSVIAMAPVGIGLVSLSDRRVMLASDVLAQMLVPHGGDHHALAAQALAQYDAFVANGGSGRTMMTELVLDAHGDAPLHLEVIAHSARYQGEDVLIAIFADTTAQRRLVHQLEEAVRAADSANAAKSSFLAATSHEIRTPLNVILGNLELLERTALDASQQSRVQTLRASAEGLLAIVSDILDFSKIEAGAMTVESIEFDVIAVIERELAAFAPVARAKGLPLFADIDASAAQRMRGDPTRLAQVVGNLLGNAIKFTSEGRIVARVAVGHDVRGRPELAIGIEDTGIGIDPAQHARLFKPFSQVDASITRRYGGTGLGLALCDRLVAAMGGTISVHSAPGVGSLFTVRLPLRMGIVPKSPVVAGDRRTLIVVSPEDAWRAFAFPHLRAWGFDVAMHPSPIGIAAGCLVRAHAIVLFGDSDQWRREELDSLGGGTPVVLATPDGPLQPDVAGRTIRVSSYSLSGLRTAIEQARVATAEQRPAPAGKAGDGQPETASGARVPRVLVADDASVNGSIFREQLDVLGCTVRCVSSGGAALDTLANGAWDVLLLGADLPDMSAGELAEAVHARALPCDMIVVASHLAPDDAQRYAASNVECVLTKPVTLADLRRALARVARQRGIAFSAAAADERPASSAMAAVVAHWPGR; this is translated from the coding sequence ATGCCATACAGCACGCTTCAGTCCATTCGCCGCTATCAGAGCATTTCGATGTTCGGTGGCGGCATCGTCGTCACGATCCTGATCCTGATCGCCTGCGGGCTCGGGATCACGTCGATCGTTTACGGCTATCTGGACGGTGAGCGGCGCAATTTCCTGAACGGCGTGGAAGAGGCCGTCGACGAGGTGCAGGTGGCCGAGACGTCGTTCCGCAACGGCGTCGCCAACACGCAGCTGATCTGGCACGAGCTCGGCGCCGCGCCTCCCGACGTCGTGAACGCGTTTTTCGCCAACGGCCAGCAGTTGGCGATCAAGCCGTATCCGTCGCTTGTGGTCGGCGTGCCGGGGCAAACCGGGCAGCGCGACGAAGTGGCGCGCTATCTCGCGTTGTCGTTCCTGCTGTCGCGCATCGGCGCGGCGAGTTCACTCAATCGCGGGCGCACGCTCGAGGGCTACCACTACAGCACGCGCACGGGCATGTTCGGCTTCGTGCCGCATCTGTCGCGTGACAATCCCGCGCTCGCGACGCCCGACGTGCGCGCGCGCGTCCTCGCGGCGCTGCACGTCGATTTCGACGGCCCGGCGCCAACCGACGGTCGCCCCCACGTTCGCTGGCTGCCGCCCTACATCAATCCCGTGACGGGGCAGGCGCGTATCCGGATCGCCGCCGAAGCGCGCGCGGACGGCCAGCCATTCGCGGTGCTCGTCACCGAATACGCACCGGAATACCTGCTGTCATGGCTGCCCGGGCGCGGGCCGGCCGGCGTGTTCTTCATCGCGTCGGCGGACAACCGGCTGATCGCGATCGACCCCGGCGTCGAGCGGACCAACGCGCTGACCGAGCGCTTGCTGAACCTCGATGTCGCGCATGCCGACCGGGCAGCCGACGAGCCGCTCTTTCGCGACGGCGCGATCGTGTTCCGCTCGCGGCTCGCGGCCACCGGCTGGACGATCGCCTATGTACTGTCGTGGGCCGACGTGGCGGCCGGCATCGGCGTGCAGGCCGGCGCGCTCGCGGCGTCGACGCTCGTCGCGATCGTCGTGATGTGGCTGCTGCTCGTGCGATTCCACCGGCGCGTGCTCGTGCCGGTCTACGCGCGTTCGGCCCGCGTGTTCGAGAGCGAGGCGCTGTGCCGCAGCGTGATCGCGATGGCGCCGGTCGGCATCGGCCTCGTGTCGCTGTCCGACCGCCGCGTGATGCTCGCGAGCGACGTGCTGGCGCAGATGCTCGTTCCGCACGGCGGCGATCACCACGCGTTGGCCGCGCAGGCGCTGGCGCAATACGACGCGTTCGTCGCGAACGGCGGCTCGGGCCGCACGATGATGACCGAGCTCGTGCTCGATGCGCACGGCGACGCGCCGCTGCACCTGGAGGTCATCGCGCACAGCGCGCGTTATCAGGGCGAGGACGTGCTGATCGCGATTTTCGCCGATACGACCGCGCAGCGCCGGCTCGTGCATCAGCTCGAGGAAGCCGTGCGCGCGGCCGATTCGGCGAATGCGGCCAAGTCGTCGTTTCTCGCCGCGACGAGCCATGAGATCCGCACGCCGCTCAACGTGATCCTCGGCAACCTCGAGCTGCTCGAGCGCACGGCGCTCGACGCGTCCCAGCAGAGTCGCGTGCAGACGCTGCGCGCATCGGCCGAGGGCCTGCTCGCGATCGTCAGCGACATCCTCGATTTCTCGAAGATCGAGGCCGGCGCGATGACGGTCGAGTCGATCGAGTTCGATGTGATCGCGGTGATCGAGCGCGAACTGGCGGCGTTCGCGCCCGTCGCAAGGGCGAAAGGGTTGCCGCTGTTCGCCGATATCGATGCGAGCGCGGCGCAGCGTATGCGTGGTGATCCGACGCGGCTCGCGCAGGTGGTCGGCAACCTGCTGGGCAACGCGATCAAGTTCACCAGCGAAGGGCGCATCGTCGCGCGCGTGGCGGTGGGTCACGACGTGCGCGGGAGGCCCGAGCTCGCGATCGGCATCGAGGATACGGGCATCGGAATCGATCCCGCGCAACATGCGAGGCTGTTCAAGCCGTTCTCGCAGGTCGACGCGTCGATCACGCGGCGCTACGGCGGCACGGGGCTCGGGCTCGCGCTGTGCGATCGGCTCGTCGCGGCGATGGGCGGCACGATCTCAGTCCACAGCGCGCCGGGCGTCGGCAGCCTGTTCACCGTCCGCCTGCCGCTGCGCATGGGCATCGTGCCGAAATCGCCGGTCGTTGCCGGCGACAGGCGGACGTTGATCGTCGTGTCGCCGGAGGACGCGTGGCGCGCGTTCGCCTTTCCGCATCTGCGTGCATGGGGGTTCGATGTCGCGATGCATCCAAGTCCGATCGGGATAGCCGCCGGGTGCCTCGTGCGTGCTCACGCGATCGTTCTCTTCGGCGATTCGGACCAGTGGCGGCGGGAGGAGCTCGACAGTCTCGGCGGCGGCACGCCGGTCGTGCTCGCCACGCCGGACGGTCCGCTGCAGCCGGACGTCGCGGGTCGCACGATCCGCGTGTCGAGCTATTCGCTGAGCGGGCTGCGCACGGCGATCGAGCAGGCGCGCGTCGCGACTGCCGAGCAGCGGCCCGCGCCTGCCGGCAAAGCCGGTGATGGGCAACCCGAGACGGCTTCCGGCGCGCGTGTGCCACGTGTGCTGGTCGCCGACGATGCGTCGGTCAACGGGTCGATCTTTCGCGAGCAGCTCGACGTGCTCGGCTGCACGGTGCGGTGCGTGTCGTCCGGGGGGGCTGCGCTCGATACGCTCGCGAACGGCGCATGGGACGTGCTGCTGCTCGGCGCCGACCTGCCCGACATGTCGGCCGGCGAACTGGCGGAAGCCGTCCATGCGCGCGCGCTGCCGTGCGACATGATCGTCGTCGCATCGCATCTGGCGCCCGACGACGCGCAGCGTTACGCCGCATCGAACGTCGAGTGCGTGTTGACGAAACCGGTGACGTTGGCCGACCTGCGGCGCGCGCTCGCGCGCGTCGCGCGACAGCGCGGGATCGCGTTTTCCGCCGCCGCGGCGGACGAACGGCCGGCGTCGAGCGCCATGGCGGCAGTGGTGGCGCACTGGCCGGGAAGATAA
- a CDS encoding response regulator encodes MDEFFVRVMVADDHPSSALGMSQALAGSSTIKLLGTVSNSTDLVAMLDVQQSDVLVVDYVMPGGKYGDGLALLSFLQRRYPALHLVTITMIDNPSVLHAIQRQGVGCILSKSDAISHLVGAVHAAYVGANYLSPFVKQLLEGTETSPGTRTLTAREIEVVRLYGAGLTVGEIAVQLHRSKQTISSQKSSAMKKLGIVRDADLIRYASEGQLPEMPGTDA; translated from the coding sequence ATGGATGAATTTTTTGTGCGAGTGATGGTAGCGGACGATCATCCTTCGTCCGCACTCGGGATGTCGCAGGCACTCGCGGGCAGCAGCACGATCAAGCTGCTCGGCACCGTGTCGAATTCGACCGACCTGGTGGCGATGCTCGACGTGCAGCAGAGCGACGTGCTCGTCGTCGATTATGTGATGCCGGGCGGCAAGTATGGCGACGGTCTTGCGTTGTTGTCGTTTTTGCAGCGTCGCTATCCCGCGCTTCATCTCGTGACGATCACGATGATCGACAATCCGAGCGTGCTGCATGCGATTCAGCGGCAGGGCGTCGGGTGCATCCTCAGCAAGTCCGACGCGATTTCGCATCTGGTCGGCGCGGTTCACGCGGCTTATGTCGGTGCGAATTATCTGTCGCCGTTCGTCAAGCAATTGCTGGAAGGCACCGAGACGTCGCCGGGCACGCGCACGCTGACGGCCCGCGAAATCGAGGTCGTGCGACTTTACGGCGCCGGTCTGACGGTTGGCGAGATCGCCGTCCAGCTTCACCGGAGCAAGCAGACGATCAGCTCGCAGAAGTCGAGCGCGATGAAGAAGCTCGGCATCGTCCGCGACGCGGACCTGATCCGCTATGCGAGCGAGGGCCAACTGCCCGAAATGCCCGGGACCGATGCGTAG
- a CDS encoding ATP-binding protein translates to MPTKLKALIANATATAGRKPFEPGRVRRQQQWLLYASGAAITMFVLVCTALVARLDLQESLAQYRSGFLIRKAELLAEMEVVRALQNRYVENLELIAKHGASVSPDTLGRFVDDHGRMVAVGHAGRVAFAAFALASSSQPEKAYAPLLLKLLAQGEVTGNMPPQQAGDPGMGAYIIDPDGNFVIVTGYPLVKQVLALPAGFDIKALIRQLQPPPDFVSMASASDSREVLLDRRDDPLTGRSTLRFAQAVRDPQGKPVAWFVAVSRPEIDDFLRSSSAGKDYALVSPAGQVLTGREIDPALTARALDYAHKAGRERAAAHRVGMNIVIGNRMPGFREVLTATFSWRSLFDDMAGRLGVAIGLALLAIGTVWFAIVMFDRRALRPANRRAIRLIESEALNRTLIRTAPAGLMLLSLANGDTMVRNEAAQAYGDTDAAASLGKRIWQAYHRSIAGGRAPRVVTHELSVDLAGGGTTYLAAHIVRTRYRGVDVLLCTLTDITARKQMEDKLREAREAADDANKAKSTFLATMSHEIRTPLNAIVGNLELMERAPLPAEERRRLQTVMSSSDALLRVINDVLDLSKVESNQMVLEAVPFDLRAVVRDVAAIFHPLAAARHLALECRIDPQLADGYVGDPTRLRQIVSNLVSNAIKFTERGSVTIEARPTGTVGQARGVEVVVRDTGIGIAPESLPTLFDVYVQTDASIYRRFGGTGLGLPLCRRLARLMHGDLAVESRPGQGATFIVSLPLSAAPSGWRVAFDETKSTASSLPAYADDETPLRVLVAEDHPASRALLRDQLDALHCDAMLVANGVEAMRAFFAHPFDVVLTDLGMPELDGFALANFLREQGAKVPVIAMTAHATEEDRRRCEQTGVAEVVLKPLSIDALDAVLRRHGGRGAAASHPIDRADRPVPPMTDEIREKLHASTLHSLAKIDAALLRGDIACVSGELHSMRGGFALAGDVGSSDACAKGERVLAAGGLDALKLEWPEIRVAMEAALSRLAGV, encoded by the coding sequence ATGCCCACCAAACTGAAAGCGCTGATTGCGAACGCCACCGCCACCGCGGGACGCAAGCCGTTCGAGCCGGGGCGCGTGCGCCGGCAGCAGCAATGGCTGCTGTACGCAAGCGGCGCGGCGATCACGATGTTCGTGCTGGTGTGCACGGCACTTGTCGCGCGACTCGACCTGCAGGAATCGCTTGCGCAGTACCGATCGGGGTTCCTGATACGCAAGGCGGAACTGCTGGCGGAGATGGAGGTGGTCAGGGCCCTCCAGAATCGCTACGTCGAAAACCTCGAGCTGATCGCCAAGCATGGCGCGAGCGTGTCGCCCGATACGCTCGGGCGGTTTGTCGACGATCACGGCAGGATGGTTGCCGTCGGCCACGCGGGGCGTGTGGCATTTGCGGCTTTCGCGCTCGCTTCGTCATCGCAACCGGAGAAGGCCTACGCGCCGTTGCTTCTCAAGTTGCTCGCGCAGGGCGAGGTCACGGGCAACATGCCGCCGCAACAGGCCGGCGATCCGGGAATGGGCGCGTACATCATCGATCCGGACGGCAATTTTGTCATTGTGACGGGGTACCCGCTGGTCAAGCAGGTGCTGGCGCTGCCGGCCGGCTTCGACATCAAGGCATTGATTCGGCAATTGCAACCGCCGCCCGACTTCGTGTCGATGGCGTCGGCATCGGATAGCCGGGAGGTTCTGCTCGATCGGCGCGACGACCCGCTGACCGGACGCTCGACGCTGCGGTTCGCACAGGCGGTGCGCGATCCGCAGGGCAAGCCGGTCGCATGGTTCGTCGCGGTCAGCCGGCCGGAGATCGACGATTTTCTGCGTTCTTCGTCCGCCGGCAAGGATTACGCGCTGGTCAGCCCGGCCGGGCAGGTTCTGACCGGCCGCGAGATCGACCCTGCGCTGACGGCCCGTGCGCTCGACTATGCGCACAAGGCGGGCAGGGAACGGGCGGCTGCCCATCGCGTCGGCATGAATATCGTCATCGGCAACCGGATGCCGGGGTTCCGCGAGGTGTTGACCGCGACCTTCTCGTGGCGCAGCCTGTTCGATGACATGGCCGGCCGCCTGGGGGTCGCAATCGGTCTCGCGCTGCTGGCGATCGGAACGGTGTGGTTCGCGATCGTCATGTTCGACCGACGCGCGTTGCGCCCGGCGAACCGTCGTGCAATCCGGCTGATCGAAAGCGAGGCGCTGAACCGCACGTTGATTCGCACGGCGCCGGCCGGGCTCATGCTGCTGTCGCTCGCCAACGGCGACACCATGGTGCGCAACGAGGCCGCGCAGGCCTACGGCGACACCGATGCGGCAGCGTCGCTCGGCAAGCGCATCTGGCAGGCGTATCACCGCAGTATCGCGGGCGGCCGGGCGCCGCGCGTCGTCACGCACGAATTGTCGGTCGACCTCGCCGGCGGCGGGACGACCTATCTCGCCGCGCATATCGTCCGTACGCGCTATCGCGGCGTCGACGTGTTGCTCTGCACGCTGACCGACATCACCGCGCGCAAGCAGATGGAAGACAAGCTGCGCGAGGCCCGGGAGGCGGCGGACGATGCGAACAAGGCGAAGTCGACGTTCCTCGCGACGATGAGCCACGAGATCCGCACGCCGCTGAACGCGATCGTCGGCAATCTGGAATTGATGGAACGCGCGCCGTTGCCGGCCGAGGAGCGGCGACGCCTGCAGACGGTGATGTCGTCGTCGGATGCGTTGCTGCGCGTGATCAACGACGTGCTCGATCTGTCGAAGGTCGAATCCAATCAGATGGTGCTGGAAGCCGTGCCGTTCGATTTGCGTGCGGTTGTGCGCGACGTCGCGGCGATCTTCCATCCGCTGGCCGCGGCCCGGCACCTCGCGCTCGAATGCAGGATCGACCCGCAACTGGCCGATGGCTATGTCGGCGACCCGACTCGCCTGCGTCAGATCGTGTCGAATCTCGTCAGCAACGCAATCAAGTTCACCGAGCGCGGCAGCGTGACGATCGAGGCGCGACCGACGGGCACCGTCGGCCAAGCGCGCGGCGTCGAGGTGGTGGTGCGCGACACCGGTATCGGCATCGCGCCGGAGAGCCTGCCGACGTTGTTCGACGTGTATGTCCAGACCGATGCGTCGATCTACCGGCGCTTCGGCGGCACGGGGCTCGGACTGCCGTTGTGCCGGCGCCTCGCGCGGCTCATGCATGGCGACCTGGCGGTCGAAAGCCGGCCGGGCCAGGGCGCGACGTTCATCGTGTCGCTGCCGCTGTCCGCCGCCCCGTCCGGATGGCGCGTCGCGTTCGACGAGACGAAATCCACCGCGTCGTCGTTGCCGGCATATGCGGACGACGAGACTCCGCTGCGCGTGCTCGTTGCCGAGGATCATCCGGCGAGCCGCGCGCTGCTGCGTGATCAGCTCGATGCGCTGCATTGCGACGCCATGCTCGTCGCGAACGGTGTCGAAGCGATGCGCGCGTTCTTCGCGCATCCGTTCGACGTGGTGCTGACCGATCTCGGCATGCCGGAACTCGACGGCTTCGCGCTGGCGAACTTCCTGCGCGAGCAGGGCGCGAAGGTGCCGGTGATCGCGATGACCGCGCATGCGACCGAGGAGGATCGGCGGCGCTGCGAGCAGACGGGCGTCGCGGAGGTCGTGCTCAAGCCGCTGTCGATCGATGCGCTCGACGCGGTGTTGCGGCGCCACGGAGGACGCGGCGCGGCGGCGTCGCATCCGATCGATCGTGCCGACCGGCCGGTGCCGCCCATGACGGACGAGATACGCGAAAAATTGCATGCCTCGACGCTGCACTCGCTGGCGAAGATCGATGCCGCGTTGCTGCGCGGGGACATCGCGTGCGTCAGCGGCGAACTGCATTCGATGCGAGGCGGTTTCGCGCTGGCCGGCGACGTGGGCTCGAGCGATGCGTGCGCGAAAGGCGAGCGGGTGCTGGCCGCGGGCGGTCTCGATGCGCTGAAGCTGGAATGGCCGGAGATACGCGTGGCGATGGAGGCCGCGCTGTCGAGATTGGCCGGCGTCTGA